The following are from one region of the Nostoc cf. commune SO-36 genome:
- the groL gene encoding chaperonin GroEL (60 kDa chaperone family; promotes refolding of misfolded polypeptides especially under stressful conditions; forms two stacked rings of heptamers to form a barrel-shaped 14mer; ends can be capped by GroES; misfolded proteins enter the barrel where they are refolded when GroES binds), whose amino-acid sequence MAKRIIYNENARRALERGIDILAEAVAVTLGPKGRNVVLEKKFGAPQIVNDGVTIAKEIELEDHIENTGVALIRQAASKTNDAAGDGTTTATVLAHAIVKEGLRNVAAGANAISLKRGIDKATAFLVDKIKEHARPVEDSKAIAQVGAISAGNDEEVGQMIAQAMDKVGKEGVISLEEGKSMFTELEITEGMRFDKGYISPYFATDPERMEAVFDEPFILLTDKKIALVQDLVPVLEQVARAGRPLVIIAEDIEKEALATLVVNRLRGVLNVAAVKAPGFGDRRKALLEDIAVLTGGQLITEDAGLKLDNTKLDSLGKARRITITKDSTTIVAEGNEAAVKARVEQIRRQIDETESSYDKEKLQERLAKLSGGVAVVKVGAATETEMKDKKLRLEDAINATKAAVEEGIVPGGGTTLAHLAPELEVWAKSNLKDEELIGALIVVRALPAPLKRIAENAGQNGAVIAERVKEKEFNVGYNAATNEFVDLLAAGIVDPAKVTRSALQNAASIAGMVLTTECIIVDKPEPKDSAPAGAGAGGGDFDY is encoded by the coding sequence ATGGCAAAGCGCATTATCTACAACGAAAACGCCCGTCGCGCCTTGGAACGAGGCATTGACATCCTGGCTGAGGCTGTAGCTGTTACCCTTGGCCCCAAAGGTCGCAACGTAGTCCTAGAAAAGAAATTTGGCGCACCTCAGATTGTTAATGATGGTGTAACGATCGCCAAAGAAATCGAATTAGAAGACCATATTGAAAACACTGGTGTAGCTCTGATTCGTCAAGCTGCTTCTAAGACCAATGATGCTGCGGGTGATGGTACTACCACTGCTACCGTTTTAGCTCATGCGATCGTCAAAGAAGGCTTACGGAACGTTGCAGCTGGTGCTAACGCAATTTCCTTGAAGCGTGGTATTGACAAAGCTACTGCCTTTTTGGTAGACAAAATCAAAGAACACGCCCGTCCAGTGGAAGATTCCAAAGCTATTGCCCAAGTTGGTGCAATCTCGGCTGGTAATGACGAAGAAGTCGGTCAGATGATTGCCCAAGCAATGGATAAGGTGGGTAAGGAAGGCGTAATTTCCCTAGAAGAAGGGAAATCTATGTTCACCGAGTTGGAAATCACTGAAGGGATGCGCTTTGACAAAGGCTACATCTCTCCTTATTTTGCTACCGACCCTGAGCGGATGGAAGCGGTTTTTGATGAGCCTTTCATACTGCTGACCGATAAGAAAATCGCTTTGGTACAAGACCTTGTACCAGTGTTAGAGCAAGTAGCTCGTGCTGGTCGTCCTTTGGTGATTATCGCTGAAGATATTGAAAAAGAAGCTTTGGCAACCTTGGTAGTAAACCGTTTGCGCGGTGTACTAAACGTGGCTGCTGTTAAGGCTCCTGGTTTTGGCGATCGCCGCAAAGCACTACTGGAAGACATCGCTGTTTTGACCGGTGGTCAACTAATTACCGAAGATGCTGGTTTGAAGCTAGATAACACCAAGCTGGATAGCCTGGGTAAAGCTCGCCGGATCACCATTACCAAGGACAGCACCACAATTGTTGCCGAAGGTAACGAAGCTGCTGTTAAAGCTCGTGTAGAACAGATTCGTCGTCAAATCGATGAAACCGAATCTTCTTACGACAAAGAGAAATTACAAGAGCGTCTTGCTAAACTCTCTGGTGGTGTTGCTGTAGTGAAAGTGGGTGCAGCGACCGAAACCGAAATGAAAGACAAGAAGCTGCGCCTAGAAGACGCTATCAACGCCACCAAAGCTGCTGTGGAAGAAGGTATCGTTCCTGGCGGTGGTACAACTCTGGCTCACCTTGCTCCTGAATTGGAAGTTTGGGCAAAGAGCAATCTTAAAGATGAAGAGTTGATTGGTGCGTTGATTGTCGTTCGCGCCTTACCTGCACCTCTGAAGCGGATTGCTGAAAACGCCGGTCAGAATGGTGCTGTGATCGCTGAACGCGTGAAAGAGAAAGAATTCAACGTTGGCTACAATGCTGCGACAAACGAATTCGTCGATTTGTTAGCTGCTGGTATTGTTGACCCTGCTAAAGTGACTCGTTCTGCTCTGCAAAACGCTGCTTCCATCGCTGGTATGGTGTTGACAACCGAATGTATTATAGTTGACAAGCCTGAACCTAAAGATAGCGCTCCTGCTGGCGCTGGTGCTGGTGGCGGTGACTTCGATTACTAA
- a CDS encoding urease subunit beta → MIPGEIITPEGEIELNVGRPTIKLQVSNTGDRPIQVGSHYHFYEVNTALNFDREQARGMRLDIPAGTAVRFEPGDEKEITLIPLLGTRQVYGFNAKINGNL, encoded by the coding sequence ATGATTCCTGGGGAAATTATCACACCAGAAGGTGAAATTGAACTAAATGTTGGTCGTCCAACTATAAAATTACAAGTGTCAAATACAGGTGATCGCCCCATACAAGTCGGTTCCCACTATCACTTTTATGAAGTCAACACCGCCTTAAACTTTGACAGAGAACAAGCGCGAGGAATGCGCCTCGATATCCCCGCCGGAACCGCAGTTCGCTTTGAACCAGGCGACGAAAAAGAAATAACTCTCATCCCCCTCCTTGGTACTCGCCAAGTCTACGGCTTCAACGCCAAAATTAACGGAAACCTCTAA
- a CDS encoding ParA family protein, which produces MTSNKTKVISIFNNKGGVGKTIITWNLGDALARRGKKVLLIDFDPQSNLSIAMLGDRFTNILPSPENPYGTTIRAYLQRFLQNEGTLQLYKHKGYRTSNNVDLIASDAWLNVYSESLSVGSDLLTGNGLEKYSIISRLIQEANSTENKEYDYVLIDLPPSFNNLVRTALYSSNYFIVPCTSDIFCSYCVGLIGETLPRFIKEWQIGCQLHDTNNPHTQKYINLGKPVFAGWVFNGYDTRKPKDETTKKIIAADNAMGLQIIQKVKELVETLENKIKEHPSVLKNTSFKYFQLGGIEDMNILVQNSMWLNCPIATLDRMEPVRNLQDRVQWSPNQLDQIQALKNSFLTIADRVIKHCI; this is translated from the coding sequence ATGACTAGCAATAAAACTAAAGTGATTTCAATTTTTAACAATAAAGGTGGTGTTGGCAAAACTATTATTACATGGAATTTAGGAGATGCGCTTGCACGAAGAGGCAAAAAAGTGCTGTTAATAGATTTTGATCCACAATCAAATCTTTCAATAGCAATGTTAGGGGATCGATTTACAAATATTTTACCAAGCCCAGAAAATCCTTATGGAACTACTATAAGAGCATATCTACAGAGGTTTTTGCAAAATGAAGGTACATTACAGTTATATAAACATAAAGGATACAGAACTAGCAATAATGTTGATTTAATTGCTAGTGATGCTTGGTTGAATGTCTATTCAGAATCACTAAGTGTTGGATCGGATTTACTCACTGGTAATGGGCTTGAAAAATATTCAATCATAAGCAGGTTAATACAAGAAGCTAATAGTACCGAAAATAAGGAGTATGATTATGTATTAATTGACTTACCACCCTCATTTAATAATTTGGTTAGAACTGCACTATATTCTTCTAACTATTTTATTGTTCCTTGTACATCTGATATTTTTTGCTCGTATTGTGTTGGACTAATAGGAGAAACACTACCAAGGTTTATTAAGGAATGGCAAATAGGATGTCAACTACATGATACTAATAATCCTCATACTCAAAAATATATAAATCTTGGTAAACCTGTATTTGCAGGTTGGGTTTTTAATGGATATGACACAAGAAAGCCTAAAGATGAGACAACTAAGAAAATAATTGCAGCAGATAACGCAATGGGACTACAGATCATACAGAAGGTCAAAGAACTTGTTGAAACACTAGAAAATAAAATAAAGGAACATCCTTCTGTTTTGAAAAATACCTCATTTAAATATTTCCAGTTAGGTGGAATAGAAGATATGAACATTCTTGTACAAAATAGTATGTGGCTAAACTGCCCTATCGCAACACTAGATCGAATGGAACCAGTAAGAAATCTTCAAGATAGAGTGCAATGGTCGCCAAACCAATTAGATCAAATCCAGGCATTAAAGAATAGCTTTCTAACAATAGCTGATAGAGTAATTAAGCACTGTATTTAA
- the ureA gene encoding urease subunit gamma, with protein sequence MQLTPQEKDKLLIFTAALLAERRKVRGLKLNYPEAVAYISAAILEGARDGQTVAELMSYGTTLLTRDDVMEGIPEMVHDVQVEATFPDGTKLVTVHNPIR encoded by the coding sequence ATGCAACTTACGCCGCAGGAAAAAGATAAGCTATTAATTTTTACTGCTGCTTTATTAGCAGAAAGACGTAAAGTAAGGGGTTTAAAACTAAATTATCCTGAAGCTGTTGCTTATATTTCTGCTGCTATTTTAGAAGGTGCAAGGGATGGGCAAACTGTCGCTGAATTAATGAGTTATGGTACAACTCTATTGACGCGGGATGATGTCATGGAAGGTATACCTGAAATGGTGCATGACGTACAGGTAGAAGCTACTTTTCCTGATGGCACAAAGTTAGTGACAGTACATAATCCAATTCGTTAA
- the ureC gene encoding urease subunit alpha, with protein MPYRMDRRAYSETYGPTIGDRIRLADTELFIEVEQDFTTYGDEVKFGGGKVIRDGMGQSPISNADGAVDLVITNALILDWWGIVKADIGIKDGKIFKIGKAGNPYIQDNVDIIIGPGTEALAGEGMILTAGGIDAHIHFICPQQIEVAIASGITTMLGGGTGPATGTNATTCTPGPWNIYRMLQAADAFPVNLGFMGKGNASQPQGLVEQVNAGAMGLKLHEDWGTTPAAIDTCLSVADEYDVQVAIHTDTLNEAGFVEDTIAAFKNRVIHTYHTEGAGGGHAPDIIKVCGQANVLPSSTNPTRPYTVNTLDEHLDMLMVCHHLDPAIAEDVAFAESRIRRETIAAEDILHDLGAFSMIASDSQAMGRVGEVIIRTWQTSHKMKVQRGTLNPQGTEQKADNFRVKRYVAKYTINPAIAHGIAQYVGSVEEGKLADLCLWRPAFFGVKPEIVIKGGMIAWSQMGDANASIPTPQPVYMRPMFGSFAGARHATSLTFVSQAALEKEIPSQLGLQKAAVAVSGTRQLSKRDMKLNDALPHIEVDPETYQVRADGELLICEPATVLPMAQRYFLF; from the coding sequence ATGCCTTACAGAATGGATCGCCGCGCCTACAGCGAAACCTATGGCCCAACAATAGGCGATCGCATCCGACTTGCAGACACAGAATTATTTATTGAAGTTGAACAAGATTTCACCACCTACGGCGACGAAGTTAAATTCGGCGGCGGTAAAGTCATCAGAGATGGTATGGGACAATCCCCAATTTCTAACGCCGATGGTGCTGTAGATTTAGTAATTACCAATGCCTTAATTCTCGATTGGTGGGGTATTGTCAAAGCAGATATCGGCATTAAAGATGGCAAGATTTTCAAAATTGGTAAAGCCGGAAATCCTTATATTCAAGACAATGTAGATATTATTATTGGCCCTGGAACTGAAGCTTTAGCCGGTGAAGGAATGATTCTCACTGCTGGCGGTATCGATGCCCATATTCATTTTATTTGTCCCCAACAAATTGAAGTGGCGATCGCTTCCGGTATTACCACCATGCTCGGCGGTGGTACTGGCCCTGCCACAGGTACAAATGCCACTACCTGCACCCCCGGCCCTTGGAATATTTACCGAATGCTGCAAGCTGCTGATGCTTTTCCCGTCAACTTAGGATTTATGGGCAAAGGGAACGCCAGTCAACCCCAAGGACTTGTAGAACAAGTAAATGCCGGTGCAATGGGGTTAAAACTTCATGAAGACTGGGGAACCACACCCGCAGCAATTGATACTTGCCTCAGCGTTGCCGATGAATATGATGTGCAAGTAGCGATTCATACTGATACCCTGAACGAAGCCGGATTTGTCGAAGATACGATCGCAGCTTTTAAAAATCGCGTCATCCACACTTACCACACTGAAGGCGCAGGTGGCGGACACGCGCCAGATATCATCAAAGTTTGCGGACAAGCCAACGTTTTACCATCTTCCACCAATCCGACACGCCCTTACACCGTCAACACCTTAGACGAACACCTGGATATGTTGATGGTATGTCATCACCTTGATCCTGCGATCGCTGAAGATGTCGCTTTTGCCGAATCTCGCATCCGCCGAGAAACCATCGCCGCCGAAGACATTTTGCACGACTTAGGCGCATTTAGCATGATTGCTTCCGATTCCCAGGCGATGGGAAGAGTAGGCGAAGTAATAATTCGTACCTGGCAGACATCTCACAAAATGAAGGTGCAGCGAGGAACTCTTAACCCACAAGGAACTGAGCAAAAAGCAGATAATTTTCGTGTAAAAAGATATGTTGCTAAGTATACAATTAACCCTGCGATCGCTCACGGAATTGCTCAATATGTGGGTTCAGTGGAAGAAGGAAAATTAGCAGATTTATGTTTGTGGCGTCCGGCATTTTTTGGCGTGAAACCAGAGATAGTCATTAAAGGCGGAATGATTGCATGGTCGCAAATGGGCGATGCTAACGCCAGTATTCCCACACCGCAACCAGTGTATATGCGACCGATGTTTGGTAGTTTTGCAGGTGCGCGTCATGCCACATCATTAACTTTTGTTTCCCAAGCAGCTTTAGAGAAAGAAATTCCCAGCCAACTAGGTTTACAAAAAGCAGCAGTTGCCGTTTCTGGAACACGCCAATTGAGTAAGCGGGATATGAAGCTGAATGATGCACTACCCCACATTGAAGTAGATCCAGAAACATATCAAGTTAGGGCAGATGGAGAGTTGCTGATTTGTGAACCTGCGACAGTTTTACCAATGGCACAGAGGTACTTTTTGTTTTAG
- a CDS encoding photosystem II assembly protein: MQEIQKSGARFSWLEKLFRDKLQFEHYSQEYKRQTETLSKQLTEASQQKDDFILIPNDEFVKYIYKVFNLIQHDEYKLQPTGIDERIFDDFESKLVEYLKEEFSKIPEKKLFIKLEDALEDINNLKIGQDPDYRFSLTPHVYFMKYFLDNVYCIYLAWFLIYQDALLPSKVNILDIAAGPGTVAYGLALFLQSSSGFFHIPQMHISYYSLEKQDAFQFRGLQFWRRYIESRLTPVNTFFRFVTSDIFTWKTQSNNLPKDFFDFIVISHCFFIDKAKTVEANNTYKQIFATSLKNSGYILLIVQNKKLFKIYDVHQVENQEQEKNVVDKFLAELGLELVWYRYLTSTGSRTSLPGAEFAKFAQDKLPKKLYMSPILQQYFGQKHQSNYTLDDYVVLAKKS; encoded by the coding sequence TTGCAAGAAATTCAAAAATCAGGTGCAAGATTCTCATGGTTAGAAAAACTATTTAGGGATAAACTTCAATTTGAACACTATTCCCAAGAATACAAACGACAAACAGAAACTTTAAGTAAACAATTAACAGAAGCATCTCAGCAAAAAGATGATTTTATATTAATACCAAATGATGAGTTTGTTAAATATATCTATAAAGTTTTTAACTTAATACAGCACGATGAATATAAACTGCAACCTACTGGTATTGATGAACGTATATTTGATGATTTTGAATCAAAACTAGTTGAATATCTCAAAGAAGAATTTAGTAAAATTCCTGAAAAAAAATTATTTATTAAGCTAGAAGATGCTCTTGAGGATATTAATAACTTAAAAATTGGACAAGACCCAGACTACCGTTTTAGTCTAACTCCTCATGTCTACTTTATGAAGTATTTTTTAGACAATGTATATTGCATATATTTAGCTTGGTTTCTCATTTACCAGGATGCTTTACTACCAAGTAAGGTTAATATCCTTGATATTGCAGCAGGGCCAGGAACAGTTGCTTATGGTTTAGCTTTATTTCTCCAAAGTAGTAGCGGTTTTTTTCATATCCCACAAATGCATATATCCTACTACTCTTTAGAAAAACAAGATGCTTTCCAGTTTCGTGGGCTTCAGTTTTGGCGACGATATATAGAATCGCGTCTAACCCCAGTAAATACATTCTTCCGCTTTGTTACTAGTGATATTTTTACTTGGAAAACTCAATCGAATAATCTACCCAAAGATTTTTTCGACTTTATCGTAATTTCCCACTGTTTCTTTATAGATAAAGCGAAGACGGTTGAAGCTAATAATACTTACAAGCAAATATTTGCCACTAGCTTAAAAAACTCAGGTTATATCCTGCTAATTGTGCAAAATAAAAAGTTATTCAAAATTTACGATGTTCACCAAGTTGAAAACCAAGAACAGGAAAAAAATGTAGTGGATAAATTTCTAGCAGAACTGGGATTAGAGTTAGTCTGGTATAGGTATCTAACCTCAACAGGTTCAAGAACATCTTTACCCGGTGCTGAATTTGCTAAGTTTGCTCAAGACAAATTACCAAAAAAGCTGTATATGAGTCCAATACTGCAACAATATTTTGGTCAGAAGCATCAGTCAAACTATACATTAGATGATTATGTAGTCTTGGCGAAAAAATCATGA
- a CDS encoding SPL family radical SAM protein, translated as MAQPKYEGYCGCTPTKLVREKFGDVNVYAQNAKSLLTKATGFIGDYDFTLNPYRGCQYGCSYCYAAAFSPNAQMRQDWGKWVIFKENAADILAKELKKWYEKNPHTPPRIYMSSVTDPYQPLESKYQLTHRLLQVMLDVRDDLYPTPTLVIQTRSPIITRDIDYLQRFKRLRINMSIPTGSELVRKDFEPRSPSIKARLNAIIKIKQSIDYFKGFVPKISITITPLLPT; from the coding sequence ATGGCACAACCAAAATATGAAGGTTATTGCGGATGCACTCCTACTAAATTAGTCCGAGAAAAGTTTGGAGATGTTAATGTTTATGCCCAAAATGCTAAATCACTTTTAACAAAAGCTACTGGTTTTATTGGTGATTATGATTTTACTCTAAATCCTTACAGGGGATGTCAATACGGTTGTAGCTATTGCTATGCTGCTGCATTTAGCCCTAATGCCCAAATGCGCCAAGATTGGGGAAAATGGGTAATTTTTAAAGAAAATGCTGCTGATATTTTAGCGAAAGAATTAAAAAAATGGTATGAAAAAAATCCTCACACTCCTCCTAGAATATACATGAGTAGCGTTACTGATCCTTATCAACCCCTTGAGTCTAAATATCAGCTGACTCATCGGTTATTGCAGGTAATGCTTGATGTGAGAGATGATCTTTATCCAACTCCAACTTTGGTGATTCAAACTCGTAGCCCAATTATTACTAGAGATATTGATTATTTACAACGATTTAAGCGATTGCGAATTAATATGAGCATTCCCACTGGGAGCGAATTAGTGAGAAAAGATTTTGAACCGCGATCGCCAAGTATTAAAGCTAGACTAAATGCTATCATTAAAATTAAACAAAGTATTGATTATTTCAAAGGTTTTGTTCCAAAAATTTCTATCACTATTACCCCTTTACTTCCTACTTAG
- a CDS encoding urease accessory protein UreD yields the protein MICNSQIAEGWHGKLNLVYADRQGKTQLIYNHQQAPLKVQRPFYPEGQKVCHSVILHTAGGMVGGDRLSSNIHLQPQAQTLITTAAASKIYRSNGLQARQTIQMQVDADACLEWLPQETILFNNAIYRQDLRVELATGASFLGWEITRFGRSARGEKFLQGEWRSHTEIWQEGIPLWIDRQCLRGSEETFHSPHGLGGKPIVGSLVWVGGAVSGEIVEKTRNLWDGEGEAGVSRLQHGLLCRYRGASTSEVRNWFIDVWQLLRVFFLNRGNCIPRVWQV from the coding sequence ATGATCTGCAATTCACAAATAGCAGAAGGTTGGCATGGCAAACTTAATTTAGTCTATGCCGATCGCCAGGGTAAAACCCAATTAATTTACAATCACCAACAAGCGCCCCTGAAGGTACAGCGCCCATTTTACCCAGAAGGCCAAAAAGTTTGTCATAGCGTCATTTTACACACGGCTGGGGGCATGGTGGGAGGCGATCGCTTATCCTCTAATATTCACCTCCAACCCCAAGCCCAAACCTTAATCACCACGGCGGCTGCAAGCAAAATATACCGCAGTAATGGCTTACAAGCTAGACAAACCATCCAGATGCAGGTTGACGCTGATGCTTGTTTAGAATGGTTGCCGCAAGAGACAATTTTATTTAACAACGCGATTTATCGGCAAGATTTACGGGTAGAATTAGCAACCGGGGCTAGCTTTTTAGGCTGGGAAATTACCCGATTTGGCCGCAGTGCTAGAGGAGAAAAATTCTTACAGGGAGAATGGCGATCGCACACGGAAATTTGGCAAGAAGGTATTCCTTTATGGATTGATCGGCAATGCTTACGGGGTAGCGAAGAAACTTTTCACAGTCCCCACGGTTTGGGTGGAAAACCAATTGTAGGTAGTCTAGTTTGGGTTGGTGGTGCAGTCTCAGGAGAAATTGTTGAAAAAACGCGAAATTTATGGGATGGGGAAGGGGAAGCGGGTGTTAGTCGATTACAACATGGATTATTGTGTCGATATCGCGGTGCTTCTACATCTGAGGTGAGAAACTGGTTTATTGATGTTTGGCAGTTGCTGCGAGTTTTTTTCTTGAATCGTGGTAATTGTATACCAAGAGTTTGGCAGGTTTGA